One region of Armigeres subalbatus isolate Guangzhou_Male chromosome 3, GZ_Asu_2, whole genome shotgun sequence genomic DNA includes:
- the LOC134224340 gene encoding uncharacterized protein LOC134224340, translating to MALNSDWFHPFHKDCTVQDTNIAKSQGYTSFLHSATEKGCGKRARNIHSGVRTVRPTAAPFNVRQTVSVSDRKTQLIEFRSTTRGYFETKLIKSLFICEPLYSIKQ from the exons ATTGGTTCCATCCCTTTCACAAAGACTGCACGGTACAGGATACCAACATAGCGAAATCTCAAGGATACACATCATTCCTCCATTCAGCCACCGAAAAAGGATGCGGGAAAAGAG CGAGGAATATCCACAGCGGTGTACGTACTGTCCGGCCGACAGCAGCCCCGTTCAATGTCCGCCAGACTGTTTCTGTAAGCGACCGGAAGACACAACTGATCGAGTTTAGATCAACGACAAGAGGTTATTTCGAAACGAAGTTAATCAAAAGTCTGTTTATCTGTGAACCACTGTATTCTATCAAACAGTAA